The following is a genomic window from Gracilimonas sp..
CGCGAAGGTGGCCGTACCGTGGGCGCCGGAGTGGTAACTAAAATCTTAGACTAAGGATCTGATCGTGGCAACACAACAGAAAATCAGAATCAAATTGAAGTCATACGATCATAATTTGATCGATAAATCAGCTGAAAAGATTATTCAGACTGTGAAATCTACTGGTGCGGTAGTATCGGGACCAATCCCGCTGCCCACTCGTAAAAGCATCATTACGGTAAATAAATCCGTATTTGTTGATAAGAAATCACGTGAGCAATTTGAGTATCGTTCTCATAAGCGTCTCATTGATATTCTTTCAACAGGATCACAAACCGTTGATGCATTGATGAAGCTGGAATTACCTTCCGGCGTTGATGTAGAAATTAAAGTATAAAAGGACCCGAACACGATGAGTGGTTTGATAGGAAAAAAAGTTGGTATGACAAGCGTGTTTGATAACGCGGGACGGAATATTCCGGTAACCGTTATTGAAATTGAACCTTGTGCTATTACCCAGATCAAAACAGAAGAAACAGACGGTTACACTGCTGTTCAGCTTGCTGCTTTTGATCGTAAAGAAAAAAATGTAAGCAAAGCTGTTAAAGGCCATTTTGCAAAAGCAGGAGTATCTGCTAGGCATCATGTAGTTGAATTCAGGGATTTTATTCCTGAAGGCCTTGATATAGGTGACGAACTTAATATCAGTGATGTGTTCACCGTAGGTGACACTGTAGATGTAGTGGCAAATTCAAAAGGCCGGGGATTTACAGGTGTAGTCAAGCGCCACAATTTTGCTGGTGTAGGTGATGCAACTCACGGGCAGCACAATCGCTTGAGAGCTCCCGGTGCAATCGGTAATGCTTCGGATCCTTCTAAAGTATTTAAAGGAATGCGGATGGCCGGTCAGTCTGGAAATGAGCGGGTTAAGATTAAGAACTTAAGCGTCGCTAATATTTTGGAAGACTCAAATGTAATTTTGGTTACTGGATCAATTCCGGGACCAAAAGGCGGCTACGTAGAAATTCACAATAAAACGTCTGTTATCAACTAGTCATGAAATTAGATATTTATAAAATAGACGGATCAAAAAGTAGCAAGAAAGCTGAACTCAGCGATGCAATCTTTGCCATCGAACCGAATGATGTGGTTCTTTATGAAGATGTTCGTCGTCACTTGGCCAACAAGCGCCAGGGTACGGCAAAAACGAAAGAGCGAGCTGAAGTAAAAGGAAGCACGAAGAAAATGTATCGCCAAAAAGGAACGGGCAATGCTCGTCGTGGTGATATTAAGTCTCCCTTGCTTAGAAAAGGTGGAACTGTTTTTGGTCCCAAGCCACGTGATTATGGCTTTAAAATGAATAAGAAAACCCGGCAATTGGCCCGGAAGTCTGCACTTTCTTTGAAAGCAAGCGCCGAAGGAATCATAGTTGTGAAAGATTTTTCATTTGATGAGCCTAAAACTTCACAAGTAGCAGATATTCTAAAGGCATTTGAAGCTGACGGAAAAAAAGTAATGATTCTGACAAGCGAAACAGATATCAACGTTTACAAATCTGCACGGAATATTCCCAAAGTTCAGGTATTGGAAGGCTATAAGCCTAACACTTACCAAATTATGAACGCGGATATAATCTTGATTCAGGAAAGTGCCGTAGCAGTTTTGGAAAATAGTGTTGAAGGTAAAACTGAAGAGGCTGCAGCATGAGTATTATTGTAAAACCAGTTATTACTGAGAAATTAAGTAGACTTCAAGAAGAAGGTAAATATACTTTTGAAGTTGCTAAAAATGCGAGTAAACCCGAGATCAAGAAAGCCGTTGAGGCAACTTATCCGGGAGTAAAAGTGGCTAAAGTTAATACCGCGATCATGCCTTCTAAACCAAAAGGCAGATATACACGAAGCGGTTACCAGGCAGGCCGAACGAAGGTCTGGAAAAAAGCCATTGTAACTGTCAAAGAAGGCGAAATTGATTTCTTTG
Proteins encoded in this region:
- the rpsJ gene encoding 30S ribosomal protein S10 encodes the protein MATQQKIRIKLKSYDHNLIDKSAEKIIQTVKSTGAVVSGPIPLPTRKSIITVNKSVFVDKKSREQFEYRSHKRLIDILSTGSQTVDALMKLELPSGVDVEIKV
- the rplC gene encoding 50S ribosomal protein L3; this translates as MSGLIGKKVGMTSVFDNAGRNIPVTVIEIEPCAITQIKTEETDGYTAVQLAAFDRKEKNVSKAVKGHFAKAGVSARHHVVEFRDFIPEGLDIGDELNISDVFTVGDTVDVVANSKGRGFTGVVKRHNFAGVGDATHGQHNRLRAPGAIGNASDPSKVFKGMRMAGQSGNERVKIKNLSVANILEDSNVILVTGSIPGPKGGYVEIHNKTSVIN
- the rplD gene encoding 50S ribosomal protein L4; this translates as MKLDIYKIDGSKSSKKAELSDAIFAIEPNDVVLYEDVRRHLANKRQGTAKTKERAEVKGSTKKMYRQKGTGNARRGDIKSPLLRKGGTVFGPKPRDYGFKMNKKTRQLARKSALSLKASAEGIIVVKDFSFDEPKTSQVADILKAFEADGKKVMILTSETDINVYKSARNIPKVQVLEGYKPNTYQIMNADIILIQESAVAVLENSVEGKTEEAAA
- the rplW gene encoding 50S ribosomal protein L23, with protein sequence MSIIVKPVITEKLSRLQEEGKYTFEVAKNASKPEIKKAVEATYPGVKVAKVNTAIMPSKPKGRYTRSGYQAGRTKVWKKAIVTVKEGEIDFFAEI